From Prionailurus viverrinus isolate Anna chromosome B2, UM_Priviv_1.0, whole genome shotgun sequence, the proteins below share one genomic window:
- the LOC125165954 gene encoding putative olfactory receptor 2B8, which translates to MDQKNGSSITGFILLGFSDRPQLERVLFVVLLIFYLLTLLGNTSIIALSRLDPHLQTPMYFFLSNLSFLDLCYTTSTVPQLLVHLRGADKSISFTGCVAQLFIALGLGCTECILLGVMAFDRYAAVCRPLHYTVIMHPRLCALMASASWFIGFVNSSLQTVLIFLVPLCGRNKIEHFFCEIPPLLKLACVDTTVNESEAFFASMIILLIPVALITFSYSRIVKVVLAIKSASGQRKAFGTCGSHLTVVSLFYGSAIYAYLQPSNNHSQDQGKFVSLFYTIVTPMANPFIYTLRNKDVMEAMKKVFCRSFDSR; encoded by the coding sequence ATGGACCAGAAAAATGGAAGTTCTATCACTGGCTTTATCCTGCTGGGTTTCTCTGACCGGCCTCAGCTGGAGCGAGTCCTCTTTGTGGTTCTTCTGATCTTCTATCTGCTCACCCTGCTGGGAAACACAAGCATCATTGCGTTGTCCCGCCTGGACCCACACCTGCAGactcccatgtactttttcctgtCCAACCTAAGCTTTCTGGACCTGTGTTACACGACCAGCACTGTTCCTCAGCTGCTGGTTCATCTCAGGGGAGCAGACAAGTCTATCTCCTTCACTGGCTGTGTAGCTCAGCTGTTCATTGCTCTAGGGTTGGGATGCACAGAATGCATTCTGTTAGGGGTGATGGCATTTGACCGCTATGCAGCCGTCTGCAGGCCCCTGCACTACACAGTGATCATGCACCCCCGTCTGTGTGCCCTGATGGCTTCTGCATCATGGTTCATTGGTTTTGTCAACTCCTCATTGCAGACGGTGCTCATCTTCCTTGTACCGCTTtgtgggagaaataaaatagagcacTTCTTTTGTGAGATCCCCCCACTGCTCAAGCTTGCCTGTGTTGACACCACTGTGAATGAATCTGAGGCCTTCTTTGCCAGTATGATCATTCTCCTCATACCTGTGGCATTAATCACATTCTCCTATAGTCGGATTGTCAAGGTGGTCTTAGCAATAAAGTCAGCTTCAGGGCAGAGGAAAGCATTTGGGACATGTGGGTCCCACCTCACGGTGGTCTCCCTGTTCTATGGCTCGGCCATCTATGCTTACCTCCAGCCCAGCAACAACCATTCCCAGGATCAGGGCAAGTTCGTTTCTCTTTTCTACACCATTGTCACCCCCATGGCCAACCCCTTCATATATACCCTGCGGAACAAGGATGTGATGGAAGCAATGAAAAAAGTGTTCTGTAGGAGCTTTGACTCCAGATGA